The genome window CTAGTCGTCCTCCCAGCGCTAGTCAGCTGTTTGCCAGCAACGTCACAAATAAGACAGACCTACGGTCACTAAACTCAAGGGTCTTCATCGGGAACCTGAACACTATGCTGGTTACCAAGGCTGATGTTGAAGCCATTTTTAGCAAATACGGCAAGATTGTTGGCTGCTCTGTGCACAAGGGTTATGCCTTCGTCCAGTACGTCAACGAGAGGAACGCACGGACGGCTGTAGCAGGAGAAGACGGCCGGATGATTGCTGGACAGGTGCTCGGTGaggacagaaaaataataataataataatcttctactatctttttatattttccctCTTAACTGAACAATCTCCTTGTCTTTCCATCAGATATTAACTTGGCAGGAGAGCCCAAACCTCACAGGTCAAAAACAACAAAGAGATCAGCTGGAGATATGTACAGGTAGGGAAAGATGTATTCTTGTGTATATTTACCTGTCTCGTTGTTTCATTTAAATTACCAATTGTTTTGTTCCcaaaaattgtaatcattttctTAAATCTCTCCAGCAGTAGTTCTTCTTTCGAGCTTGATTATGATTTCCAGAGAGATTATTATGACAGGTAAGATCTGCACAAAAACAGTGCCAGTGTGTATTTAGAAAAGTGTGCTGACTTTTCAGTCTGCTTGTTTTGTGCAGAATGTATTCCTACCCTTCCCGTGTGCCCCCTCCACCACCACCTCCTCTCTCACGGGCTGTGATCCCTACCAAACGTCCTCGGGTCAGTGTGAGTGGGGGAACCAGCCGCCGCACCAAGTCCAGCTTCTCCACTTCATCCAAGAGCAGCGGGCGGACATCTTCACAAACCCGTcagtgcctttaaaaaaaaattacaaattattctaCCTCTCTAGAGGGGTTCATTTTAATCTGCTAGTGACaaaggcatttatatatatatgtgtgtgtgtgtgtgtgtgtgtgtttatatatgtattatttatttatttttttgtctgcattgttattattagccttctttttctgtttttttttttactttggttgGCTTGTCAGTTGTccgtaaatgcattcatttttctttctttcagtgaaAGCAGATGACCTCCAAATTATTAAGAGAGAGCTTTCTCAAATCAAACACAAAGTTGACTATCTTCTGGAGAGTCTGGACAGGATGGA of Carassius gibelio isolate Cgi1373 ecotype wild population from Czech Republic chromosome A2, carGib1.2-hapl.c, whole genome shotgun sequence contains these proteins:
- the LOC127933197 gene encoding heterogeneous nuclear ribonucleoprotein C isoform X3; translated protein: MLNFTSFPFGSKLMCLPSYCFSSRPPSASQLFASNVTNKTDLRSLNSRVFIGNLNTMLVTKADVEAIFSKYGKIVGCSVHKGYAFVQYVNERNARTAVAGEDGRMIAGQVLDINLAGEPKPHRSKTTKRSAGDMYSSSSFELDYDFQRDYYDRMYSYPSRVPPPPPPPLSRAVIPTKRPRVSVSGGTSRRTKSSFSTSSKSSGRTSSQTLKADDLQIIKRELSQIKHKVDYLLESLDRMEKDHIRKSEGKSVKTEVGEASSLQYSSKKDREREEQEINDSEEERDLLEEEEVCVKIHELNDGENEEEEEEGKHEEGEDDGDSINGDDS
- the LOC127933197 gene encoding heterogeneous nuclear ribonucleoprotein C isoform X1, which gives rise to MLNFTSFPFGSKLMCLPSYCFSSRPPSASQLFASNVTNKTDLRSLNSRVFIGNLNTMLVTKADVEAIFSKYGKIVGCSVHKGYAFVQYVNERNARTAVAGEDGRMIAGQVLDINLAGEPKPHRSKTTKRSAGDMYSSSSFELDYDFQRDYYDRMYSYPSRVPPPPPPPLSRAVIPTKRPRVSVSGGTSRRTKSSFSTSSKSSGRTSSQTLKADDLQIIKRELSQIKHKVDYLLESLDRMEKDHIRKSEGKSVKTEVGEASSLQYSSKKDREREEQEINDSEEERDLLEEEEVKSQGGENEEEEEEGKHEEGEDDGDSINGDDS
- the LOC127933197 gene encoding heterogeneous nuclear ribonucleoprotein C isoform X2 codes for the protein MDRPPSASQLFASNVTNKTDLRSLNSRVFIGNLNTMLVTKADVEAIFSKYGKIVGCSVHKGYAFVQYVNERNARTAVAGEDGRMIAGQVLDINLAGEPKPHRSKTTKRSAGDMYSSSSSFELDYDFQRDYYDRMYSYPSRVPPPPPPPLSRAVIPTKRPRVSVSGGTSRRTKSSFSTSSKSSGRTSSQTLKADDLQIIKRELSQIKHKVDYLLESLDRMEKDHIRKSEGKSVKTEVGEASSLQYSSKKDREREEQEINDSEEERDLLEEEEVKSQGGENEEEEEEGKHEEGEDDGDSINGDDS